ACCGTTTAGCAAATGTGTTTGTTCTGCCCTCAAAAGGTCCTGGTGAAACGTGGGGGTTAAGTGTAAATGAGGCAATGGCTTGTGGTCTCCCTGTAATGGTAAGTAACAGATGCGGTTGCGCAGATGATCTTGTTTACGAAAACGGATTTATAATCAAGGCGGGCAAAAAGGAAGAAATCGCACAAATCATCCGGGAGTTATCAGTGAATTCACAGATTCTTGAACAAATGAGTTCAGAAAGTTTAAAGCGTATAATAAAATTTACATTTGTTTCAATTGCTGAGGCAATCGAAATCGCAGTCAGTTTGAAAAAATCACAGGTCTTTAAATATAATAATAATGAATCTATTGAAGCGTGACCGTCCCTTTTTCCAACTTTTACCATTATTCAGGGGTAAGTTAAGGGCAAGTCGTTTTTTTTACCATGGGAAGGAAAGCCTTAGCAAACCATGTTCATTCAAGATTAAAAATGATTTAGAAATTGCAGTGCCAAGCCTTATTGACAGTATTGGGTATGAGCTTTTTATTAATGGTATTTATGAGCATAAAACGATCGATTTCCTTCACAAACATATCCCTAAGGGTGGTGTTTTTGTTGATGTGGGTGCAAATATTGGTGCCATTTCAGTTTTAATTGCAAAGAGGCGACCGGATATAACGATTTATGCTTTTGAAGCATCTCCCTTTATCTTTTCATTTTTAGACGAGAATATTCAAAATAATCGGCTGAAAAATGTTTTTGCATTCAATCATGCTGTTCATGATGAAGATGGCAAAGAGATGAATTTTTATGCACCTGAAGATGAATTTGGGAAAGGGTCATTTTCTCAAACATATAGTAATAAGGCTGAGCTAGTGAGTACTGTGCGACTTGATACTTTTTTTGACAGTCATGCCATTCTGCCGGATATTATCAAGGTTGATGTGCAAGGTTATGAATTTTTTGTATTTAACGGCATGTCAGGATATATTGAACAAAAAAAGAAAAAACCAATTATTCTTTTTGAATTCGAGGGGTGGGCTGAGTCAATTGCCATGGGGAAAGAAAATATCGGCAAGGCGAAAGATTGTCTTCAGTCATATGGGTATCGGTTTGTGCCAGTTGGTTCATCTCTTAAACATGTTCCAGATGGAATTGATTTTAACAACAGTGAGTTAGTAGCTTTGCCTGTTTAGTTTTATTATTAGGAAGATGATTTCAAGAGTATTTATATTTTTAATTTCTTTAGCAGCTGCAATAGTGACTTTTACATGGGAGCTTACTATGTATGAAGTAGCGAGTGTGTTCCTGTTTTTTTATTTTCTCCTGAGTTTAATAGATTCAATTGGCAAATCGTATGACCTATTAACAGTACCAATTCTTCTTTTGATATTCGAGTGTCTAATTATGCCATCTGTTGTTTATAATGTATATAACGACGACTCACTTATCGCTGCATTGCGCTATAATATGGCTGTGCCTAAAGAAGATTATTTTTCTTTTGTTTTTCCCGGAACAGTTGCAATGATACTAGGCATGCGAATTCCACTTTTAACAAGAGAATCACAGACTGCAAAAATTCGTAAAGCTGTCAACGCATGTCGAGAATATCTAAGGGGGAAAGGTAATCTAGGGATTTTGCTAATTATTATTGGAAGCGTCTCGGGTATACTTGAAGTTTTTACTCCCAGTGAGTTGAAGTATGTTTTGTACCTTTTTGGTAGACTCATCATAGTTGGGGTTTTTTATATTTTCTACTCCGATTTTAAGGATCGTAAATTATATGTGATCGGCGCAATTCTTTTCATTTTTGCGCAATCACTGGCGGCCGGGATGTTTGGTGATCTTGTTTATACTTTTTTGCTTGGCGGTATGCTGATTGCGTTAGGTATCAAAATAAAGGGTTACCAAAAATATCTTTTTGCAACAGTCGGATTTGTTTTAATTCTTCTGATACAAAGTGTGAAGTCGGACTACAGGGCGGTTACATGGACCGGAGAGGAAGATCAACAAAATACAAAAGCATTTTTAACACTTATTGCTGATCGATTGGCTACGCCAAGTCGATTCTTTGACTTAGATATGATGTTTCCAATAGTTAACAGATTTAACCAAGGGATGATTGTTGCAAAAGTTATTGATTACGTTCCAAGGTTTGCACCTTTTGCCGATGGGGAAACTATTTATGGTTCAATTGCTTCAACTTTTGTTCCCAGGATATTATGGCCAAATAAGCCTATGGCCGGAGGCCATTATAATATGCGTCGTTTTACAGGATTTGAAATAGTGGGTTATAGTATGAATACTGGGGTTATTGGTGAAGCGTACGGAAATTTTGGCCGAAATGGCGGCATTTTTTTTATGTTTCTTTACGGACTTTTCTTTAATGTTATCTTTTATATTATCGTAACTAAAAGCAACCAAACACCTACCTTAATTCTTTGGATACCTTTTATATATTTAAATGCAATCCAGGCTGAGTCCGATACCCTCATGACTATTAATTCAACCATTAAGAATATTCTTTTTCTTTGGTTCTGTTACTGGGCGGCAGATCGATTCTTACGATTGAAATTGTGATTGAATGAGATTCAAGCAGAAGGTTTATGGGCAAACGAGCGAGACCGATAAACAGCGATTAAAGTAGTAACCGAGCAGTCTTAAAAGAAATTGTCTTTTGAAGCAACGCATCCTCATTTTTTACGACCATTTTTATCCATCTTACAAAGCTGGCGGCCCCACACAATCACTGGTTAATCTTGTAAGGGAGCTGTATGAAGTATA
The DNA window shown above is from Lacibacter sp. H375 and carries:
- a CDS encoding FkbM family methyltransferase, translating into MNLLKRDRPFFQLLPLFRGKLRASRFFYHGKESLSKPCSFKIKNDLEIAVPSLIDSIGYELFINGIYEHKTIDFLHKHIPKGGVFVDVGANIGAISVLIAKRRPDITIYAFEASPFIFSFLDENIQNNRLKNVFAFNHAVHDEDGKEMNFYAPEDEFGKGSFSQTYSNKAELVSTVRLDTFFDSHAILPDIIKVDVQGYEFFVFNGMSGYIEQKKKKPIILFEFEGWAESIAMGKENIGKAKDCLQSYGYRFVPVGSSLKHVPDGIDFNNSELVALPV